From the Lathyrus oleraceus cultivar Zhongwan6 chromosome 4, CAAS_Psat_ZW6_1.0, whole genome shotgun sequence genome, one window contains:
- the LOC127138634 gene encoding pathogen-associated molecular patterns-induced protein A70-like, translating to MTDSITGTNFIAIATWFAPSPLFILVNLVIGTIALVSCFNAVPKIKIIQRAKSFNTRHYYNHQEQTSSITKPESRSESTQPQVVQISSLLKRVVSFNLSLHKLAPPHVKTHDVQPEPENSSAELDPKLVCDSGDEEKRKTELKRSVSEKECSMTLDWEEEEDEEALERRRPSTAMARSETTTCKEDEGVDAKADDFINMFKKQLKLQRLNSFIRYRNKLTLPFE from the coding sequence ATGACAGACTCCATAACCGGTACTAATTTCATAGCAATAGCAACCTGGTTTGCACCATCACCCCTTTTCATTCTTGTAAACCTAGTCATTGGTACCATAGCTCTCGTTTCTTGCTTTAATGCTGTTCCCAAAATCAAAATCATCCAACGAGCGAAGTCCTTTAATACCCGTCACTATTACAACCACCAAGAACAAACATCTAGTATTACAAAACCCGAGTCACGATCCGAGTCCACTCAACCCCAGGTCGTTCAAATATCATCTCTCTTAAAGCGTGTCGTGTCCTTCAATCTCTCCCTCCATAAACTTGCACCACCACACGTAAAAACACATGACGTTCAACCAGAACCCGAAAACTCGTCCGCGGAACTGGATCCCAAACTGGTTTGTGATTCTGGTGATGAGGAGAAGAGGAAGACGGAACTGAAGAGATCGGTGAGCGAGAAAGAGTGTTCGATGACGTTGGACTGGGAGGAGGAAGAGGATGAAGAAGCGTTGGAGAGAAGGAGGCCTTCGACCGCGATGGCGAGAAGTGAAACGACGACGTGTAAAGAAGATGAAGGGGTTGATGCAAAAGCTGATGATTTTATTAACATGTTTAAAAAACAATTGAAGTTGCAGAGGCTTAATTCTTTTATCCGTTACAGAAACAAACTCACACTTCCCTTTGAATAG